A region of Nostoc sp. 'Peltigera membranacea cyanobiont' N6 DNA encodes the following proteins:
- a CDS encoding DUF3455 domain-containing protein translates to MPPTFYKIVQINCSLVFSLLMLNGWGVSSKTAIAGTMEPAQRTEDVVAIPDSIKVPNGEQLLLKASAKGSQIYICKLKSESPEQYEWTLKAPDAVLLNEQGQDLGKHYAGPTWEAKDGSKVVGKLKSKADAPQEDAIPWLLLEAQSHQGNGIFRQVNWIQRINTVGGKAPVKGCDKSSQNQEIPVNYTADYLFYNIKQ, encoded by the coding sequence ATGCCACCTACTTTTTATAAAATTGTTCAGATAAATTGCAGCCTCGTTTTTTCACTGCTGATGTTGAATGGGTGGGGTGTTTCTAGCAAAACTGCGATCGCTGGAACTATGGAACCTGCCCAACGCACAGAGGATGTGGTTGCCATTCCTGATAGTATAAAAGTCCCAAATGGTGAGCAACTTCTTTTAAAAGCATCTGCCAAGGGTTCCCAAATTTATATCTGCAAGCTGAAATCAGAATCTCCTGAGCAGTATGAGTGGACGCTTAAAGCTCCTGATGCCGTGTTGCTGAATGAGCAAGGGCAAGATTTGGGCAAACATTATGCAGGCCCAACCTGGGAAGCCAAAGATGGTAGCAAAGTTGTGGGCAAGTTGAAATCTAAGGCAGATGCACCACAAGAAGATGCCATTCCCTGGCTATTATTAGAGGCACAATCTCATCAAGGAAATGGTATTTTCCGCCAAGTCAATTGGATTCAACGAATTAATACAGTTGGTGGAAAAGCTCCTGTTAAAGGGTGTGACAAATCATCTCAAAACCAAGAAATTCCCGTGAATTATACGGCTGATTATCTATTTTATAATATTAAGCAATAA
- a CDS encoding response regulator transcription factor — protein sequence MKNDKSSPIRLLIVDDQSLIRQGLKAMLEQEPDLEVVGDAENGKVALELVAELQPDVVLMDIRMPEMDGRTATKLITQNFPNIKVLVLSTFDDDSYLTGAMRAGAKGYLLKDMPSSELADAIRFGHSGYTQFGPGLFDKLLVTEAGSGSQNSASSKPSEITAREQEVLSLIGVGATNREIAQQLYITEGTVKTHVTSILSRLNLKNRSQLAIYANSVLNQEKKLAGKLPQ from the coding sequence ATGAAAAATGATAAATCCTCTCCTATTCGCCTGTTAATCGTTGACGATCAGAGCCTTATTCGTCAGGGACTGAAAGCAATGCTAGAACAGGAACCTGATTTGGAAGTAGTCGGTGATGCTGAGAATGGTAAAGTTGCTTTAGAGCTTGTTGCAGAACTTCAGCCCGATGTGGTGCTAATGGATATTCGGATGCCGGAAATGGATGGACGAACTGCAACAAAATTGATTACGCAAAACTTTCCTAATATTAAAGTTCTCGTCTTGAGTACATTTGATGATGATTCTTATTTAACAGGGGCAATGCGTGCAGGTGCAAAAGGATATTTGCTCAAAGATATGCCTTCAAGTGAGCTAGCAGATGCAATTCGTTTTGGTCATTCTGGCTATACTCAATTTGGCCCGGGGTTATTTGATAAATTATTAGTTACGGAAGCAGGTTCAGGTAGCCAAAATTCTGCCTCATCAAAGCCATCAGAAATTACCGCACGAGAACAAGAGGTTTTATCTTTGATTGGTGTTGGCGCAACGAACCGCGAAATTGCCCAACAACTTTATATTACCGAAGGAACGGTAAAAACTCATGTGACAAGTATTTTAAGCCGCCTCAATCTCAAAAACCGATCGCAACTTGCAATCTATGCAAATTCTGTTCTCAATCAAGAAAAGAAACTAGCCGGGAAGCTACCACAATAA
- a CDS encoding ATP-binding response regulator — protein MELSQSAKGDILIVDDTLDNLRLLSAMLTEQGYEVRSVTNGSMALIGIQAQPPDLILLDITMPGMNGYEVCRHLKSNLQTQKIPVIFISALNEAFDKVKAFAVGGVDFINKPFQIEEVVARMEHQLKLCRLQLQLQEQNCRLQETEAELRRSLEQQKALNQRIEEMVALEERNRIARDIHDSLGHSLVALNVQMETALTLWQTDPNRARSFLLEAKKLGSEALQDVRESVSAIRSDPLHGQLLEGAIAKLAEEFYHLTDVLPYCKIDLSQPLSDSVNHVVYRIIQEGLTNIYKHANATAVQIKIQTTAAGLSLILQDNGKGFECDRAVAGYGLQGMRERMAKVNAQLEIVSKPGAGCRIVANFPRD, from the coding sequence ATGGAATTAAGCCAATCAGCCAAGGGAGATATTCTGATCGTTGATGACACCCTAGATAATCTTCGCCTTCTATCAGCAATGCTTACCGAGCAAGGATACGAGGTTAGGAGTGTTACCAATGGTTCTATGGCATTGATTGGCATACAAGCTCAACCTCCAGATTTGATTTTGCTTGATATTACTATGCCCGGAATGAACGGCTATGAAGTATGTCGGCACCTCAAGTCTAATCTTCAAACACAAAAAATTCCCGTCATATTTATTAGTGCTTTGAATGAGGCATTTGATAAAGTGAAAGCCTTTGCGGTTGGAGGCGTTGATTTTATTAACAAACCTTTTCAGATTGAAGAGGTAGTTGCGCGGATGGAGCATCAACTCAAACTTTGCCGCTTACAACTGCAACTCCAGGAGCAAAATTGCCGCTTACAGGAGACAGAAGCAGAATTGAGGCGATCGCTCGAACAGCAGAAAGCGCTGAATCAACGCATTGAGGAAATGGTAGCGCTAGAAGAACGAAATCGGATTGCACGTGATATCCACGACTCGCTAGGACATTCACTGGTAGCGCTAAATGTGCAAATGGAAACAGCACTAACTCTGTGGCAAACCGATCCTAATCGGGCGCGATCGTTTTTATTAGAAGCGAAAAAATTGGGTTCTGAAGCTCTGCAAGATGTGCGGGAATCAGTTTCGGCAATTCGCTCAGATCCACTCCACGGACAATTGCTCGAAGGTGCGATCGCTAAACTTGCAGAAGAATTCTATCACCTCACCGATGTCTTACCATACTGCAAAATTGATTTATCACAACCGCTATCCGACTCAGTAAATCATGTTGTGTATCGCATTATCCAGGAAGGGCTAACCAATATTTATAAACACGCTAATGCTACAGCTGTGCAAATCAAAATTCAAACAACGGCGGCGGGGCTATCGTTGATACTCCAAGATAACGGCAAAGGCTTTGAATGCGATCGCGCCGTAGCAGGTTACGGACTCCAAGGAATGCGAGAACGAATGGCTAAAGTAAACGCACAGTTAGAAATTGTCAGTAAACCGGGCGCTGGTTGTCGAATTGTTGCTAACTTTCCTAGAGACTAA